From the genome of Eucalyptus grandis isolate ANBG69807.140 chromosome 2, ASM1654582v1, whole genome shotgun sequence, one region includes:
- the LOC108957778 gene encoding cytochrome P450 CYP749A22-like, with amino-acid sequence MIVLWTSLFLLPFSALAIALHKLWWTLCRIQRTMASQGIRGPPYKLFYGNTREILQFKNEASSRPMNLSHDIFPRVQPHISTWTGTYDGTVFCLLLIKEVVNNKDKAFPKPEIEGFVKKLLGDGPVTTEGEKWAKQRKLANYAFHGDSLKSMLPAMVDSVHMMLDRWKNLHGDEIEVYQEFTMLTSEIISRTAFGSSYVEGRNIFEMLRKLASIASRNAFKIRFPGISKLWKTNDELESEKLENGIRDAMLEIIRKREEKVKAGELDDLGNDFLGLLVKASHSDDESRRITITDLVDECKTFYIAGQDTSNTMLTWTVFLLAIHPDWQDEARKEVLNVFGNQDPDPDGIAKLKTMGMIINESLRLYPPVVGLIRKVGTKTRLGKLVLPANIGLYIPNLKLHHDPQIWGDDAQLFKPERFSEGVAKATNNNLAAFFPFGLGPRTCVGFNFATAEAKIALSMILQRYTFSLFPAYVHSHTQLLTTSPQHGVQVIFHAL; translated from the exons ATGATCGTGCTCTGGACCTCTCTGTTTCTACTTCCCTTCTCAGCTCTCGCCATCGCTCTCCACAAGCTATGGTGGACCCTGTGTCGCATCCAGAGGACGATGGCCTCACAAGGAATCAGAGGCCCTCCTTACAAGCTCTTCTATGGAAACACCCGGGAGATCCTCCAGTTCAAGAATGAAGCTTCGAGCAGACCCATGAACCTTTCTCACGACATCTTCCCTCGCGTCCAGCCTCACATCTCCACTTGGACTGGAACATACG ATGGTACGGTCTTCTGCCTCTTGCTGATCAAAGAGGTGGTGAACAATAAAGACAAGGCCTTTCCGAAACCTGAAATAGAAGGGTTTGTCAAGAAGCTTTTGGGCGATGGGCCCGTGACGACAGAAGGCGAGAAATGGGCGAAACAGCGTAAGTTGGCGAATTATGCTTTCCATGGGGATAGCTTGAAG AGTATGCTTCCAGCAATGGTAGATAGCGTCCACATGATGCTGGACAGATGGAAAAATCTACACGGCGATGAGATCGAGGTGTACCAAGAATTTACAATGTTGACTTCAGAAATAATTTCCAGAACCGCATTCGGGAGCAGCTACGTGGAAGGAAGAAATATCTTCGAGATGTTAAGGAAGTTGGCCTCGATTGCGTCCAGAAACGCTTTCAAAATAAGGTTTCCAGGAATCAG TAAATTGTGGAAGACGAATGATGAACTTGAGTCCGAAAAGCTTGAGAATGGAATACGTGATGCcatgttagagataattaggaaaagagaagagaaggtgAAAGCCGGAGAATTGGATGATTTGGGGAATGATTTTCTGGGACTGCTTGTGAAGGCTTCTCACAGTGATGATGAGAGTCGAAGAATTACAATCACTGATCTTGTTGATGAGTGCAAGACCTTCTACATTGCTGGGCAAGATACCTCAAATACCATGCTTACATGGACTGTCTTCCTTCTGGCAATTCACCCAGACTGGcaagatgaagcaagaaagGAAGTGCTCAACGTGTTCGGCAATCAGGATCCAGATCCTGATGGTATTGCGAAACTGAAAACG ATGGGAATGATCATAAACGAGTCTCTGCGATTATATCCGCCAGTTGTTGGTCTCATTAGGAAAGTTGGTACAAAAACTAGGCTTGGAAAGCTTGTTCTTCCTGCCAACATTGGCCTATACATCCCGAATTTGAAGCTTCACCACGACCCTCAAATCTGGGGTGACGATGCACAGCTTTTCAAGCCGGAGAGATTCTCTGAAGGGGTTGCTAAAGCCACCAACAACAATTTGGCGGCATTCTTCCCTTTTGGCTTGGGACCTCGAACTTGTGTGGGTTTCAATTTCGCAACTGCGGAAGCGAAGATTGCTCTTTCGATGATTCTGCAGCGCtatactttctctctcttccctgcATACGTCCACTCACATACTCAACTTCTCACGACCAGCCCACAACACGGAGTTCAGGTGATATTTCATGCACTGTAG
- the LOC104435587 gene encoding uncharacterized protein LOC104435587, with the protein MEILQRTISDIASELSKEAACEANGKARPLPPIYELEDAKCECCGMSEEYKLEYARRVREKFSGKMVCKLCAEAVRVEMERNGGRNWEEALNAHMSACMWSNRIGRAYSVLYQAEAMRAILNKSSSGGCSWPKSINPRDKGGPKKAAIARSLSCILAITRDTNYYRTTVN; encoded by the coding sequence ATGGAGATCCTTCAGAGAACCATCTCCGACATCGCCTCCGAGCTTAGCAAAGAAGCTGCCTGCGAAGCCAACGGCAAGGCGAGGCCGCTGCCACCGATCTATGAGCTGGAGGATGCAAAGTGCGAGTGTTGCGGGATGTCCGAGGAGTACAAGTTGGAGTATGCAAGGCGTGTCCGGGAGAAGTTCTCGGGGAAGATGGTGTGCAAGCTTTGCGCGGAGGCGGTGCGTGTGGAGATGGAGAGGAACGGCGGTAGGAACTGGGAGGAGGCGCTCAATGCGCACATGAGCGCGTGCATGTGGTCCAACCGGATCGGGCGGGCGTACTCGGTGCTCTACCAAGCGGAGGCCATGAGAGCCATCTTGAACAAGAGCTCGAGTGGCGGCTGTTCGTGGCCTAAGTCCATCAACCCTAGAGACAAAGGTGGACCGAAGAAAGCGGCCATCGCGAGGAGCTTGAGCTGCATTCTGGCTATCACGAGAGACACCAACTACTACAGAACGACGGTCAATTGA
- the LOC104433361 gene encoding LOW QUALITY PROTEIN: cytochrome P450 CYP749A22 (The sequence of the model RefSeq protein was modified relative to this genomic sequence to represent the inferred CDS: inserted 1 base in 1 codon) — MQLVIFLSSLFLFLLWSLAKLLHKLWWNPLRIQRMMAQQGISGPPYRFLHGSTKETIKMKMEVRNTPMNNLSHDIFPKIHPQVNTWIDTYGRNYLNWHGPQAQLVITEPELIKEVLLNREKTYPKTGTKDFAKKLLGDGLVSTVDDKKWANQRKLANHAFHGESLKNMAPAMVESVHTMLGKWKNQEXKEIEVFGEFKLLTSEVISRTAFGSSYVEGRNIFQMLTGLATLTSKNAFNIRLPGIRKLWKTADEVEAEKLEKGIRNSILQMIKRREKKVMAGEEDGIGDDFLGQLVKALHDTDKSKKFTVDNLVDECKTFYIGGQETANSMMAWMLFLLAINPEWQEEARREVLNVFGNKDPDSDGLGKLKKISMIMNETLRLYPPVVNLIRKVGKKLRLGKFVLPANSQIFIPTLKLHHDPEIWGEDVHEFKPERFSEGIAKATNNNAVVFIPFGFGPRSCVGMSFVAAEAKITLSMILQRYTFELSPTYIHCPGQLLTTRPQHGLQIRFHPLQQ, encoded by the exons ATGCAATTGGTCATCTTCCTGAGCtctctgtttctgtttcttctctggTCTCTTGCCAAGCTCTTGCACAAGCTATGGTGGAACCCGCTCAGGATACAGAGGATGATGGCCCAACAAGGGATCTCAGGCCCTCCTTACAGGTTCCTCCATGGAAGCACCAAGGAAACAatcaagatgaagatggaaGTCAGGAACACGCCCATGAACAATCTCTCTCACGACATATTCCCTAAGATTCACCCTCAAGTCAACACATGGATAGACACATACG GGAGGAATTACCTGAATTGGCACGGACCTCAAGCTCAACTGGTCATCACAGAGCCAGAGCTTATTAAGGAGGTGCTGCTTAACAGAGAGAAAACATACCCAAAAACAGGAACTAAGGACTTTGCCAAGAAGCTTCTAGGAGATGGGCTCGTGAGTACAGTCGATGACAAGAAATGGGCGAACCAGCGTAAACTCGCCAATCACGCTTTCCATGGGGAAAGTTTGAAG AATATGGCACCGGCAATGGTGGAGAGTGTTCACACAATGCTAGGAAAATGGAAGAATCAAG GGAAAGAGATCGAGGTATTCGGAGAGTTTAAGTTATTGACATCCGAAGTGATTTCAAGAACTGCGTTCGGGAGCAGCTATGTTGAGGGAAGGAACATTTTTCAGATGTTGACAGGATTGGCTACGTTAACATCCAAAAATGCTTTCAATATAAGGTTACCAGGAATAAG AAAGCTTTGGAAGACAGCGGATGAAGTCGAAGCGGAGAAACTTGAGAAAGGCATACGCAATTCCATCTTACAGATGatcaagagaagagagaagaaggtgaTGGCCGGTGAAGAAGATGGCATTGGGGATGATTTCCTAGGACAACTTGTGAAGGCTTTGCACGATACGGACAAGAGCAAAAAATTCACGGTAGATAATTTGGTGGATGAGTGCAAGACATTCTACATCGGCGGACAAGAAACTGCCAACTCAATGATGGCATGGATGTTATTCCTCCTAGCGATTAATCCAGAATGGCAAGAGGAAGCAAGAAGGGAGGTTCTCAATGTATTTGGGAATAAAGACCCTGATTCCGATGGACTAGGAAAGCTTAAGAAG ATTAGCATGATCATGAACGAAACTCTGCGTTTGTACCCCCCTGTAGTCAACTTGATTCGAAAAGTTGGCAAGAAACTGAGGTTAGGGAAGTTCGTTCTTCCTGCTAATAGTCAGATCTTTATACCGACCCTTAAGCTTCACCATGACCCTGAAATCTGGGGGGAAGATGTGCATGAATTCAAGCCGGAGCGATTCTCAGAAGGCATAGCTAAGGCTACCAACAACAATGCGGTCGTGTTCATCCCCTTCGGCTTCGGACCTCGATCTTGCGTCGGGATGAGCTTCGTGGCGGCAGAAGCGAAAATCACCCTTTCGATGATCCTCCAGCGCTACACCTTCGAGCTGTCCCCGACGTATATCCACTGCCCAGGTCAGCTCCTGACAACCCGCCCTCAACATGGACTTCAAATCAGGTTTCATCCTCTACAGCAGTAG